TTCAATTTCTTTTATCAAATTTATGATTATATAAATTACTATCGATATAACCTGTAAAATTTAATTTCTAATAAATGCAAATACTATATCACCACATAACACTTTCTCCTAAAATCTCAACCTTAAGACTTGTTAGTTATTGTTAAAAACGTAGCCTCTCCAACAGGAACTAATAATAATAAATGACCACTTCCCCCTCAAagtatataaaataaaacaaaaaaactctttaaataaattttttttttctaataaatgCAAATACTAATATCTCAACATAACACTTTCTCCTAGAATCTCGACCTTACACTTGTATAAAATTCTGCGTGCCATACGCTTACGGATAAATTTCTACATTCCCTGTAAATGCTGCGCACTATACAATTAAGAGAGAAATTTATACTTGGCCTCACAGCTAATTGTGCATCGGACATTCAGCAGGAGAGATTAGGAAGGAGACATTGTTAGCGTAGCAGCAGAGAGAATGCAGTTAGCAGAGTGGGCATTGGGAGGGCGGTCATGGAGCGCTCCATCGATCTACATCTCTCCAAGAATGGGAGGGGGACCTCGTACTTACCCTGGCGGAGTGAGCAAATGGCAGTGGAAGAAAATGCAGGAAAAGAAAAGCAAGCAAATTCTCAAAGCGAGGCTCCTCCGAGAGCGTCAGCTCTATGAGATGCGGAAGCGCGCGGAGCTCAAAGCCGCAGATCTTGAGAAGCCATGGGAAATCACTCGAACTACTCAGGCCCCCACACTTTTCGCCGTCACAGCAGACGATCAGCTGCAGGCCATGGCCGACAGGTTTGTCAGGCGCGGTGCCATCGATTTGTGGACGGATAAAGATGGCCCTCTTTCTCACTCCGCTGCCTTCGTTACACGGGATGGAAAGCCCTCCGCTAGGGTTTTTCCCCGAGATGCCCTTTACAGCACACAACCCTACTCCCTCGCTTCACCTCTTCCTCCTGACAACCACAATGGGCGCAGTTCAAATCCTTCACCTTCTCGCTATCTTCCTCCCCACAACCATGATGGCCACAGTTCAAATCTTTCGCCTTCTCGTTATCCGCCTCCTCAAAACCACAATGGCCGCAGTTCAAATCTTTCGTCATCTCGCTATCCTCCTCAAAACCACAATGGCCGCAGTTCAAATCTTTCGTCATCTCGCTATCCTCCTCAAAACCACAATGGCCGCAGTTCAAATCTTTCGTCTTCTCGCTATCCTCCTCCTCAAAACCATAATGGCCGCAGTTCAAATCCTTCACCTTCTCgttatcctcctcatcctcctcctcacaACCGCAATTCCACGCCCATGATAGGGAAATCTATCATTACACGTTCCATTTCAGTGTTATCTTCTGTGTCAGGGCAGGGTAATTTCAGTGATGCTCACATAACGAAGGAGAATCACAAACAGAAATCTGTCAAAGATACAGAGCGACAGAGACACCGATTTCTCGCTTCTCCTGCGCCACCGCGTGCTGACGGACAGGGCTATTCAAACAAAACAAAATCCTCCGCTCCCAAGAGTGCAATGCATACTTTTGCAGGTTTTAATCTGGAAAAACGTTCAACGCAAAGACTCAGAGAGGCTTCCTATGAATCTAAGACGGACATGGACTGAATGCCGCAATCATATGTCAGAGCATTCACTGCATAACGACCAAACAGTCTTAAGCTTCTTTGTACGGTAATATAACTGCAACACCTCCTTCAATTTATAACGGTAGGATAGCAGAAATGCAATTGTTATATGGGATTTGGCAATTGAAGCTCAAAGAGATGAGTGTGACTTGATGAGGCTGTGTAATATTAACCATCAATACTGTCCTTTGTCAATAGTGCTTGTGATTGTTTTGGTTGTGGAAACGTTTAGGTCGGGATAGCCTGGCATTCATCCACCAAGGGTCTTAATGTTAAGTAGTATCATATATTCTCGGAAGAATCCCCGATGGTTAGATAATAGAGAAGAAGATTGTGGAAGTAGCTAAA
The nucleotide sequence above comes from Cryptomeria japonica chromosome 11, Sugi_1.0, whole genome shotgun sequence. Encoded proteins:
- the LOC131072049 gene encoding uncharacterized protein LOC131072049, yielding MQLAEWALGGRSWSAPSIYISPRMGGGPRTYPGGVSKWQWKKMQEKKSKQILKARLLRERQLYEMRKRAELKAADLEKPWEITRTTQAPTLFAVTADDQLQAMADRFVRRGAIDLWTDKDGPLSHSAAFVTRDGKPSARVFPRDALYSTQPYSLASPLPPDNHNGRSSNPSPSRYLPPHNHDGHSSNLSPSRYPPPQNHNGRSSNLSSSRYPPQNHNGRSSNLSSSRYPPQNHNGRSSNLSSSRYPPPQNHNGRSSNPSPSRYPPHPPPHNRNSTPMIGKSIITRSISVLSSVSGQGNFSDAHITKENHKQKSVKDTERQRHRFLASPAPPRADGQGYSNKTKSSAPKSAMHTFAGFNLEKRSTQRLREASYESKTDMD